One region of Eupeodes corollae chromosome 1, idEupCoro1.1, whole genome shotgun sequence genomic DNA includes:
- the LOC129942660 gene encoding NACHT and WD repeat domain-containing protein 2, with amino-acid sequence MDDKTIDMIFTGSLESLPPVSSKIVRIFTSSTFTDTTMERNTLMAKCYPRIKDYCREKHGLEFQVVDMRWGVRDEATDDHMTTELCMREIANCQRLSMGPNFVVFLGQKYGYRPIPTYIFSAELQLLRDELTSMGVEGALLDLWYKKDSNAVPPISVLQPISSILINFNNKRVPKLQAEDQAVWWDTLNKMQKLLRKAALSLNTNGKMDKETMHNYFMSVTEREVINGILNVKNTKNHCLAYVRYINNINLQNLKKASLFVDIINRSLDTESSKLLANLRDERLPNKIETTNMQKYTVEWIGREGLDIETHEEYLNHFIAHFYKNIVKLVDRAMRKEDSSAQGQIVTEILQHLHACNNSVKVFYGREENLEHIKRYMLGDSDKPLVLYGEGGCGKTSLLAKSASLVASDWFVTKRPINIIRFLGTTPDSSALTPTLISICQQISYNYMLPFENIPDDLVPLTAHFKQLLTYASPAQPLTLYLDSVDQLTGTQDANKVSWIPTRLPPHCKIIISCANEETNPTVSQEYHVLCKMIDIEENFIEVTALGEDLAMNVIKMWMKTACRDLNNYQWRLVANAISKCSLPIFVKLVFAEICRWRSYTRPQETHLASTVMDSIMMLFERIEKQHGRILVFHALAYITAAKSGLSESELEDLISLDDKVLDDVYQYHLPPVRRIPPLLWTRIRNDLPNYLSEREADGVNVMNWYHRQFRDTAKERYFKNMNMAMYFHSMIADYYLGIWGGGVPKPFKFTEIQRHRFNLTDKEGSADRKVPVQPLMFASKDGSVTRYNLRKFGELPFHFVRSRRFKDLFVHVLFNYEWLHAKLSSCPLQAVLADFEDASANTDDKEAKRELMLVADALRLGGAILAVYPNMLAPQLVGRLLPEIGGNANIKMLLRACDRCGPKDCSLIPVNHCLHTPGGPLKYSLEGHQFAVFAFCLTSDYRYMVSISTHFITFDLSTSDLTRDVNPGIEGIMQQLVLSQDNKWAAAYSNNNQTVLLNTLSSEFVVIDNPFEEQDQVTGLYLLNYSLFVNTKLKWARFDMRGNLMEQFSAPSDAANWEILSMEFFTTEENNIIYWTGKISETRLRLDSTRGPNRSEPLLFHSALAINRQRNKIYCCATDDIYQVSAFEFNIDTTTGAISWTFKEYLPRFENDDKEMLLQLRLDKDNRMLLGTSGKGFVIWDFGSEDSRIDDSAMYLSLPHGVRNIATKMMQSNSIMVSSSLNYAVAGVRKNLYVWCLQSKQLAKVLDAHFGRIIQLEALTIGNWNSVITSSIDRSVKVWNINNIFEKVHVIDRHELQIDGISLSLVDLAVTVTRSCVGVWETRSGRLLSKLADSPLGAIVTHAEITPDGKYIISSETGKFLIWNRVSEQVIFRDDQPGIQQITFLEDGAKVMTVSCPNINQKDTVGDDAHRLTAITTMRSVPDGNILFRFEFPVRTIPGLPFRQSVISADEAHIISCAVDKSNKDCISVYNALTGSYVSKILLKGCAIKEVIALVPMPHKVQQVAVISSEKGSIMDIKNKKHIRSIPKWGGNITKDGKFGLYAPTRGGLELLELRKGTTVKTFIPKVAEGVFSVICLFTENDEYVCYYHSGRKTIRVFRTIDTEMIANYRLQAELTAIKSTKDGQCLVLGTVDGCMSVLAIVDPTKDAMIDYLNELPSRDESWKLKLAKMKARVMFKAAIRVTMVSIRFGGYKSASDQDQEIDDENGGGGSHEAGSEIMVAA; translated from the exons GTTGTTGACATGCGTTGGGGCGTTCGTGATGAGGCTACCGATGATCACATGACAACCGAGCTGTGCATGCGTGAAATTGCAAATTGTCAACGCTTATCAATGGGTccgaattttgttgttttccttgGTCAAAAATACGGATATAGGCCTATTccaacatacattttttcagCTGAATTACAGTTATTAAG AGATGAACTAACATCAATGGGAGTTGAGGGAGCTTTACTTGAtctttggtataaaaaagatagCAACGCTGTTCCCCCTATTTCAGTATTGCAACCAATTTCGtcgattttaatcaattttaacaataag agGGTTCCAAAACTTCAAGCTGAAGACCAAGCTGTTTGGTGGGATACActgaataaaatgcaaaaacttCTCCGAAAAGCTGCTCTTTCACTGAACACAAACGGCAAAATGGACAAGGAAACAATGCATAACTACTTCATGTCAg TAACTGAAAGGGAAGTCATCAATGGAATTCTGAATGTGAAAAACACGAAAAATCACTGCTTGGCCTACGTTCGTTACATTAACAATATCAATCTTCAGAATTTGAAGAAGGCTTCACTTTTTGTGGATATCATCAATCGGAGTCTTGACACTGAGTCTTCAAAACTTCTGGCAAATCTGCGTGATGAGAGACTTCCGAATAAGATCGAAACAACCAATATGCAAAA GTACACAGTAGAATGGATAGGCCGTGAAGGTCTAGACATTGAGACTCATGAGGAGTACCTCAATCATTTTATTGCCCATTTCTATAAGAACATCGTTAAGCTGGTGGACCGGGCGATGCGCAAGGAAGACTCCAGTGCACAGGGGCAAATAGTAACTGAGATCCTTCAGCATTTGCACGCTTGTAATAATTCGGTAAAAGTATTCTATGGTCGTGAGGAAAATCTCGAACATATCAAGCGCTATATGCTGGGGGATTCAGATAAGCCACTTGTCCTTTACGGCGAAGGAGGTTGTGGTAAGACCTCATTGTTGGCCAAAAGTGCTTCATTAGTGGCAAGTGATTGGTTTGTTACAAAAAGACCAATAAACATAATAAGATTTCTCGGTACAACACCTGATTCGAGTGCCCTTACACCGACATTGATATCAATATGTCAACAA ataTCATATAACTACATGTTACCTTTTGAGAATATACCCGACGATTTAGTACCTTTAACAGCACATTTTAAGCAATTGTTAACTTATGCAAGTCCCGCACAACCTTTAACACTTTACCTTGATTCTGTTGATCAATTAACAGGTACACAAGACGCAAATAAAGTTTCCTGGATACCAACCAGATTACCACCACATTGTAAG attatCATTTCTTGCGCCAATGAAGAAACAAATCCCACAGTTTCTCAAGAATATCACGTTCTCTGTAAAATGATCGATATCGAAGAGAATTTCATTGAAGTAACTGCCTTGGGTGAGGACCTCGCGATGAATGTCATCAAAATGTGGATGAAGACAGCTTGCCGGGATTTGAATAACTATCAGTGGCGTTTGGTGGCAAATGCCATAAGCAAGTGTTCCTTGCCAATTTTCGTAAAATTGGTCTTTGCTGAGATATGCCGTTGGCGAAGCTACACCCGACCACAGGAAACCCATTTGGCGTCGACTGTCATGGATTCGATTATGATGCTTTTTGAAAGAATCGAAAAGCAGCACGGGAGAATTCTGGTATTTCATGCCCTAGCCTATATCACCGCTGCTAAATCAGGATTGTCTGAGAGTGAATTGGAAGATTTGATATCACTTGATGACAAGGTATTGGATGATGTATATCAGTACCATTTGCCCCCTGTTCGCAGAATTCCCCCTCTTTTGTGGACTCGAATCAGAAATGATTTACCCAACTATTTGAGCGAGAGGGAAGCCGATGGAGTAAATGTGATGAATTGGTACCACAGGCAATTTCGAGATACTGCCAAGGAGaggtatttcaaaaacatgaacATGGCTATGTATTTCCATTCCATGATTGCTGACTACTACTTGGGAATATGGGGAGGTGGCGTTCCCAAGCCGTTTAAGTTCACGGAAATTCAAAGGCACAG ATTTAATTTGACTGATAAAGAAGGTTCCGCTGATCGTAAGGTTCCAGTTCAACCGCTTATGTTTGCCAGCAAGGATGGTTCAGTTACGCGGTATAACTTAAGAAAG TTCGGTGAACTTCCCTTTCACTTTGTTCgatctcgacgttttaaggatCTCTTTGTCCATGTTCTCTTCAATTATGAATGGCTTCATGCCAAGCTTTCCAGTTGCCCCTTGCAGGCAGTTTTAGCCGACTTTGAAGACGCTTCAGCAAATACCGATGACAAAGAAGCCAAACGAGAACTCATGCTGGTAGCCGATGCCTTGCGCCTTGGGGGAGCTATATTGGCGGTGTATCCGAATATGTTGGCTCCACAGTTGGTGGGCCGTTTGTTGCCAGAAATCGGAGGAAATGCAAACATAAAAATGCTACTTAGAGCTTGCGACCGATGTGGACCCAAGGATTGTTCTTTGATTCCAGTAAATCATTGTTTGCATACTCCTGGTGGGCCCTTAAAG tACTCCCTCGAAGGTCATCAATTTGCAGTTTTTGCTTTCTGCCTAACCAGTGACTATCGCTATATGGTTTCGATTTCAACACATTTCATAACTTTTGATCTTTCAACATCGGATTTGACAAGGGATGTTAATCCTGGAATTGAGGGAATAATGCAACAGCTAGTTCTGAGCCAGGATAATAAATGGGCGGCGGCTTATTCGAATAACAACCAAACGGTTTTGTTGAATACGCTATCGAGTGAATTTGTTGTAATTGATAATCCATTTGAGGAACAGGACCAAGTCACAGGATTGTATCTCTTGAACTATAG cctCTTTGTAAATACGAAATTGAAGTGGGCGCGATTCGACATGAGAGGAAATCTAATGGAACAATTTTCAGCACCAAGTGATGCAGCTAATTGGGAAATATTAA GCATGGAATTTTTCACAACTGaagaaaacaacattatttATTGGACGGGAAAAATAAGTGAAACACGATTGAGGCTAGACTCGACAAGAGGTCCGAATAGAAGTGAACCATTACTTTTCCACAGCGCTTTAGCCATTAATAGACagcgaaataaaatatattgttgtgcTACAGACGATATTTACCAA GTCAGTGCCTTCGAATTCAACATAGATACAACTACCGGAGCCATTTCATGGACCTTTAAAGAGTACCTACCACGCTTCGAAAACGACGACAAGGAAATGCTGCTTCAACTTCGTCTGGACAAAGATAATCGCATGCTTCTCGGTACATCAGGCAAAGGTTTCGTCATTTGGGATTTTGGCAGCGAAGACTCAAGAATCGATGATAGTGCTATGTATCTATCTCTACCACATGGTGTGCGTAATATTGCTACAAAAATGATGCAGTCAAATTCAATTATGGTCAGTTCGAGTCTTAATTATGCTGTAGCTGGGGTTAGAAAGAATCTTTACGTATGGTGTCTGCAATCAAAACAATTGGCTAAAGTATTAGATGCGCATTTCGGAAGAATAATCCAACTGGAAGCATTGACAATTGGTAATTGGAACAGTGTCATCACATCATCAATTGATCGTTCGGTGAAGGTTTGgaatattaacaatatttttgaaaaggttcATGTCATCGATAGACACGAGCTTCAGATTGATGGGATCAG TTTGTCTTTGGTCGATTTGGCTGTGACTGTAACACGAAGCTGTGTGGGAGTATGGGAGACTCGGTCTGGACGTTTGTTATCCAAATTGGCCGATAGTCCTTTGGGGGCCATAGTAACTCATGCTGAAATCACGCCCGACGGGAAATACATAATTTCCTCAGAGACTGGGAAGTTCTTAATATGGAACAGGGTCTCAGAGCAAGTAATATTTCGTGATGACCAACCTGGAATTCAGCAAATAACATTTCTGGAAGATGGTGCTAAGGTCATGACGGTATCTTGcccaaatataaatcaaaaagacaCTGTAGGAGACGATGCTCATCGGCTCACGGCTATTACGACAATGAGATCAGTGCCAgatggaaatattttgtttcgtttcgAGTTTCCAGTTCGGACAATACCTGGTTTACCGTTTCGACAATCTGTCATTTCAGCCGATGAAGCTCATATTATATCATGTGCAGTCGACAAATCAAATAAGGATTGCATATCTGTGTATAATGCTTTAACTGGAAGTTATGTTTCCAAGATTTTACTCAAGGGCTGTGCGATTAAG GAAGTAATAGCTTTGGTTCCAATGCCTCATAAAGTGCAACAGGTTGCAGTAATCAGCAGTGAAAAGGGCAGTATCAtggacattaaaaataaaaagcacaTTCGTTCGATTCCCAAATGGGGAGGAAATATAACTAAAGATGGCAAATTCGGTCTTTACGCTCCCACCAGGGGTGGCTTGGAGCTACTCGAATTACGTAAAGGAACCACAGTAAAGACTTTCATTCCAAAAGTAGCTGAAGGAGTTTTTTCAGTGATATGTCTTTTCACTGAAAATGATGAGTATGTATGCTACTATCACAGTGGTCGCAAGACTATTCGGGTTTTTCGAACCATCGATACCGAAATGATTGCCAATTATCGACTTCAAGCTGAACTTACAGCTATCAAAAGCACCAAGGATGGACAGTGTTTGGTATTGGGAACTGTTGATGGTTGTATGTCTGTGTTGGCTATTGTTGATCCAACAAAAGATGCCATGATTGACTATCTGAATGAGTTGCCATCGCGTGATGAAAGTTGGAAATTAAAATTGGCCAAAATGAAGGCAAGAGTTATGTTTAAGGCTGCGATTCGTGTAACAATGGTGTCTATACGATTCGGAGGTTATAAAAGTGCCAGCGATCAAGATCAAGAAATAGATGATGAGAATGGAGGAGGAGGTTCGCATGAAGCAGGTTCTGAGATTATGGTCGCAGCTTAG